The segment AAGCGCAGCCGGTCCGGTGATCCGTCGAACACAACGGGCACCTCGTTCTTGTCCAGGACCCACGGCAGCGCCGCCGCTTCGGATAGTTCACGCCGCAGGAACTCGCGTGCACCGCGCACCGCATCGAGGCGGTCAATGACTGCCGTACCGCGGCGCACCGCCATGGAGCTACTGCTGACGCCGGCATAGACCCCGAGCAGAAGAGTCGCCAGCAGGGCCAGCGCGGCAAGCACTTCCAGCAAGCTGAAGCCCGCGTGCCGCGTCATTCCGGTTCGCCTGTTGTCGCGGCAGGCGCAGGGATCGCCGTCTCGAGCTTCAAGGTCGTGAACGACAGGCGTGCCGGTCGCGCCGCCTCTTGCCAAGATACATCGAGCCTCACCCTGTAAAGGCGCAACTCGTCGGGGCCGCCGGGCAAACGCTCGATACCCATCCGCCAGTCGTAGCCACCCTCGAAGCGACCGCTGGTCGAGCCCTCCGCGAGCGGTTCGGTGTGGCCGAGGGCCTCGAGCTTGCTATCGACCCACATCGCTGCCTGGTCACGCGTCCGCACCATCGACGTTGCATGCAGCGAGCCACTCGAAATCTTCATGAGCGTACCGAACACGATCGCCAGCAGCAGCATGGCCGCGATGGTTTCCAACAGGCTGAAGCCACGTTGACGCCGCACCCTTGCCTCCGGTTCTTACTTTTCGACGTTTTGCACGCGGAAAAGGGAGGGGCTGGCGCCCCTCCCTCCTGTCGCTTCCCTTCGACGTCCCGCTTCCTTAGTTGACGACGCAGGTATCCAGGCTCGAGATCGCCGGCGAGACCGAGAGGAACGACAGGCCCGTGTTGGTGCCGATCGTCTTGGTCTTGGCCTGCAGCCCCGTGGTGGGGGTGGCGTCATACACGCCGAGCAGGATGCCCTTGACATTGGCGAGCTGAGTGCCATTGCCGGTGCGGTTGCCGAGCAGGTAGGACACGGCCACGATCGGGTAGCCAGCCGCCGGGGTGGCGTACTTGGCCGGGTCGACAACCTTCACGCAACCCGCAACGACCGGCGTGCTCGGCAGACCGGTCAGCAGGGCACGACCGCCCGCACCGAGCGTGGCGCTGATGACCATGTCATCGGTGGTGGCGACCGGCAGCTTCGTGCCGCCGTAGGTGGCCGGGCTGGTCTGGCTGCTATCGACGTCGTTCTTCAGCGAGGCGATCTGCGCACCCGAATTCACCGAGTTGGCAGCTTCCGCATAACCGATCGTGCCGGTCGTACCGACCACCGCGTCGACGACGCCCTGGTTGCCCGAGGCAGCCGTGCTCGACGAGTAGTTGGCGATATACGCGGCGGCAGCGGTGGCGAACGCCTGGTCCGTCTTGAAGTTCGGCGCAGCGCCATTGGCATGGAAGCCGTTCGCACCGGTCGGGTCGACGACCGACGCCGTACCGCACTTGGCGGTAAGGTGGTTGGACAGCGAGAACGACGTGCCGCTACCGTCGGCGCGATAGACGACATTGATGCCGGTGGTCGGAACGGTGGTGCCGCTCTTCAGCGTGATGGCCGAGGTCAGGCGCGAATCGTTCCAGGTCTTGATATCACCCGAGAAGATACGGCACAGCTGGTCTTCGTTGAGCTTCAGGGCGGTGATGTTCGGCTGGTTGTAGGCGATGGAAATCGCGCCGGACACGGCCGGCACCTGCACCGGCTGATGGCCGGTATCGGTGCGACCATTCTGGTAGTTGTTGTAATCACCCGTCGAGAGCGGCGAATCCGAACCCACGAAGTGCGGCTGGGTGAGACCCGTGCCGCCGAAGCCGACCGGGTTGGTCGACGGGCTCGGCACAACGCACGCGATCGCCACGTTGTTACCGTTGAAGTTGGCAAGCACGTTCTTGCCCGCGCCGCTGCCGGTCTGGCAGTACGAGATGGAGACGCTGCTGTGGGCAGCCGAGTACACGCCGAGGTACGACGTGGCGCTCGGGGTCATCAGACGGCTGGACGTACCGAAGCCAGCGTAACCCACCGCCGGCAACGTGGCACCGCCCGCAACGACGGTGGCAGCGTGGGCACCGGCCGAAGCCAGGCAGAGCAGCACAGCGCCCGCGATAAACTTCATGCGGGTATTTCCGGATGCATGACGCATGGTGTATCCCCTTGCATAGAAGCCCCCCAAGTGGGGGCCCGTGAAGCATCTGCTTGTGCGGTGACGCGAGCATGGCGTTGCGGTGTCGGCAAACATGCCTGTTTGATGACGCGGTTAAATCATGCGTAACGTACAGTTCTCGCTCGTGTGCCTCGCGTAACAATGCGTGTCATCACAACGCGCGTATCCGGCAAAGACAAAAGAAACGGGAGGGCAATGCCCTCCCGAAAGTCACGCACACACAGCCAAGATCCTCAGCGCAAGTTACGACGCTCCTCTGCAGTCAACGCGGCTTCGCTCGCGCTGTTGAGACGACCGCTCCCGAGCACCTGCACCGGGCTGGCCGCTTCCGGACGCAGGATGCTCGCACCGTTATTGCCGTCACGAAGAACGTCCACCGAGATGATCGATGGCACGCGATCACGCGCATCTGACTGCTGCTTGCGCACGACGTCTTCCGCGGCCTGGGTCGCCGCCGTGGCTGCGGCACTTGCCGCATTGAGCGCGCCAACGTTCACCGCCGCGGTAACCGGGATGCCGATCGTATCGCCGCTCACCTGGATGTTATCGGCGTTGGCAACACGTGCCGCCGCGATGATGAGGTCGCCGCCCTGCACGCGGATACCTGCATCGCCCGCATCCACGGTTCCGCGCGGCGCGATGAGCGACACGGTGCCACCCGGTGCGCCCTGGATCGTCTGCAGCGTGGCGATACCGGCGCCACTGACCTGGCCTCTTGCGTCCAGGCGGCACCAGGCATCGTTATCGCATATATAAACCGGCGGCGGGATTTCCGCCGTGGTCTTGGCACCCTGGCCCGCGTTGATATCGCCGTTGGAACTCCAGATGGTGACGTCACCGCCCTGCTCCGTGAAAATACGGCTCTGCGCGAGCAGTACGCTGCGGTCGGTAAACATGTTGATCGTGCCCTGTTCCAGCGTCAGCACGCCCATGGTGTTGGGGCCCGCCAGCACCGTACCGTTGCTGTCGGTCACCTGGGCAGGCGCCGAGGTGCTGCCGATGAGCGCCTGGCCACCGGGGCCGACGATGGTGACGTCGCCGCCCTGCTGGGTCTGGATCGTCGTGCCGCGGATATCGAGGTTGCCCGTAGTGATGGGTGACTGACTGCCATTGAGGCCGCCATCACCCGCACCGTTCGAGGTGTATCCAAGCGAGGCCGGGAACAGGGCATCGAGCGCCGCGTAGCCGCGCTTGTACTGGCCACTGAACGGGCTCGCCGGGTCGTTATAGTCGCGCCCCACGTCCGCCAGCATGTGGAACAGCATGTGCTCGGCGAACTGTCGCTGGACGTACTCAGGCTCCTTCGCCAGCAGCGCACAGGCCTGCTCCACCGTCAGCGAGATACTCGGCTTGTCCTGCACATACCCCGTGTCGACGACCGTGCCCTCGACACGACGCTGCATGAAGGCGACGAGATCCGCATCGAAGCTCCCGAATGCGTCCGCCGTATCAGGGGTATCGAGGTAACGCGACAGGAAGGCCTCGGTGGTCACGCCCGGGCCGACACCGAACGCGACGTTGACATCCGCGCCTTCGTGCGGGAGGTAAACATTGTAAAGGTTGCCTACCGACTGGATACCCGTGGGCGATTTTGCCTGGTTGACGTCTTGTGCCACTTCCAACTGTGAAGTGAGTGGGCCAATGTCACGGCCCGCTTCCACGAGGAAACTGCCCGGGCCGCCGAGCAGCAGGCGGCCGGCGAGCGCATACCCATTGGGATTGTACAGGTCATATCCAGCGTTCGGAGCGAACGATGTGTCGTAGATATCCCGGCCCGCGGCAATGCGCGTGATATCGGCGTCGTGGACGTGCTGTCCCAGGAACGAGAGGTTGACGATGTCACGGCCTGCGTAGATCAGTGCCTGCTTCGAGGGGATGATGGTGAGCGAGAGATAGTTGAAGCCGTTAGGTGCCGTCGTGCCGTCGGTAATATCCCCGTTGAGCGAGTAGATGCGCACGGGTTCATCGTCGGCTCCGTGGAGCGGAACCTCGTCGTGCGAAAACGCCGATGACGCACCCTCGTCCGTCGTTGGCGCAATGGGAAGGGTGGCACCGAGCCTCGAATCGACGGCTTCTGTTTTATCCGAAAGCCCAAAGACGGTACCCGTGCTGTCGTTCGCCGTCTGGCGTGAAAACGCGATATCACCGGTAGCCAACATGGAAAGATTGCCCTGCGCGGACGGATATAGGACGCCGTCCGTCAGTACATTGATGCCGCCATCAAGTGCCGCCATCGAAACCGTGGCCGGCAGGAACGGGCCAGCCTGGCCGCCGTTGCCGAAGATCGCCCCCGGCGTGAGGAGGCTGCCGAAAGTGATGTCGCCAAGGGTCGAGGTGATCGCGAGCGATGAGGCACTGCTGTAGGACTGGTAGTCGGCGTGCCCAGCCGGAAGGATGAACTGGAATGAGCTCCCTCGGTAGTACGAGGGGTTGTAGACGCCGCCGAGGTCCACGCCCTCCCTGGCATTCACACCCACCTGCGCATCCTGAAGCGCGATAAGCGTGGAAACCGGCGTCGCCGCAGGCCCGCTATTTCCGCCCGTGTAGCCTGTCGGCACGGCGGTCAGCGACGGGTCGGCGCCGATGGCGCCATCGGCGTCAATCCGTGCGATTCCGCGCGAAACGAAGTACGCGCCGCTCAGCACTTCACCGCCAGCGTGCACATCAAGGTTGCCTCCGCCCACCGTGGTGAAGGTCTTGCCATCGGCATTGAGGTACCAGGTGGTCGGGAGCGACACGGCGAGCTGCTTGATGTCGCCGCCGGCCTCGACAGACACGTTACCACCGACGCTCATCACGCCCTGCGCAAAGTTGCTGAAGTTGATCGACGAACGCGAGCCGTCAGCGGCGTTTCCGGTCTGCATCCACTGCCACCAGTACTGGGCGATGCTCGACCCCGCCTTGTCCTTGGTCACGCTACCGTCGGTATCCACCGGATTCTGCAGTGCGGCGATGCTCCCGCCGGCGTGAAGCTGGATGTCACCCGCGCCATCGGGGTTGACCACACCGGAGACCAGCATGTCGGGCAGATCCGCGTAGGTGAACGTACCGGATGTCGCCGGACGATTCACCGCGACGCCCGTGTCGGCGGTGGTGCCTTCCGAAGGCTGGCCAGCCGTGTATATCGCCGCCGGCGCGGCGGCGTCCTGCCAGCGGATGTCGCCCGCGGACACCACGTCGATCGAACCCGTTCCCGTGCGGATCGTGGTCGGGAACAACAGCGTCTTGCCTGCCAGGGGGCTTTTCGGATCGACCACCGTGGGATCCGTCAGCGTGTCCTTCACTGCGAAGTGACCATCGAGGGTCACATTGCCGCTACTGCCCGCCTGCACGGCCAGCGGATCGGCCGAGGCAAGGTCGGCGCCGGCAATAATCCGGAACGAGGAACTGGGCCCGGACAGGAGCGTGGCCGATGCGAACGACACGGGATTGCCCAGGCTGGGCATGTTCGACGGGCTATTGTTGGCGGCCGCCACAGGGATCGGTACCGTGGTGCCACCACCGCCGTTGTCACCACCGCCTCCCGACGCCACGTCGGAGCGCGGGGCGAAGGGCGCGTAGAAAATCTGCGTACCGAAACCGAAGGGGCTGCCGATGTTGTTGTAGACGTAGTTAAAGTACGTGTTGTGGCCGGTGATATAGGTCGCGTAGTCCGTGGTGTAGGCCGTGTAGTCCGCATCCAGCGGCTGCATCAACGGCGTCGGCGTGGTCTCGCGCGAGCCACGGATATTGTAGAAATTCCCCTCCAGCCACGTTTCGTAGGCTGCCGCATAGTCCGCGTACACCGGGTACGCCGCCGGATCCGGGGCGCCTGCGCCATTGGGTGCGTAAGTCAGGAAGCCCTGGCTGTTGGTGTTGACGTCGTTAAGCGCGTAGGCCCACTTCTGGTTCGTGCCATCGCCCACTTCGTCGATGTAACGGCCGTAGTTGGTGTAGTAGTTGGCCGACTGGCCGGTGAGCGGTGCCTCCAGCGCTTGCCAGTTGGGATCTTGGGTGAGGTCGATGTTGCTATCGGGGTTGCCCGCCGCTGCTTCACTACCGACCTTCAGGTTGACCTTGCCGTTGTTCCAGATACCCGCGGTATCCAGGTAACTTTCCGACGACTGGTACGCGGCCAGCGCCGAGTCGTACGCGGGATTGCCGCCCGTGCTCGCGGCATCGGACCGCGGTGCAAATGGTGCGTAGAAAATCTGCGTACCGAAACCGAAGGGGCTGCCGACGTTGTTGTAGACGTAGTTAAAGTACGTGTTGTGGCCGGTAATGTAGGTCGCGTAGTCCGTGGTGTAGGCCGTGTAGTCCGCATCCAGCGGCTGCATCAACGGCGTCGGCGTGGTCTCGCGCGAGCCACGGATATTGTAGAAATTCCCCTCCAGCCACGTTTCGTAGGCTGCCGCATAGTCCGCGTACACCGGGTACGCCGCCGGATCCGGCGCGCCCGCGCCATTGGGTGCGTAAGTCAGGAAGCCCTGGCTGTTGGTGTTGACGTCGTTAAGCGCGTAGGCCCACTTCTGGTTCGTGCCATCGCCCACTTCGTCGATGTAACGGCCGTAGTTGGTGTAGTAGTTGGCCGACTGGCCGGTGAGCGGTGCCTGCAGCGCTTGCCAGTTGGGATCCTGGGTCAGATCGATGTTGCTGTCGGGGTTACCCGCCGCTGCTTCACTGCCGATCTTCAGGTTGACCTTGCCGTTGTTCCAGATACCCGCGTTATCCAGGTAACTTTCCGACGACTGGTAGGCGGCCAGCGCCGAGTCGTAGGCGGGATTGCCGCCCGTGCTCGCGGCATCGGAGCGCGGGGCGAAGGGCGCGTAGAAAATCTGCGTACCGAAACCGAAGGGGCTGCCGACGTTGTTGTAGACGTAGTTAAAGTACGTGTTGTGGCCGTCGATGTAAACGCCATAGTTCGCCGAATACGCGTTGTAGTTCGCATCGATCGGCTGCATCAACGGCGTCGGCGTGGTCTCGCGCGAACCACGGATATTGTAGAAATTCCCTTCCAGCCATGTTTCGTAGGCTGTCGCATAGTCCGCATACACCGGATACGCCGCCGGATCCGGCGCGCCCGCGCCATTGGGCGCGTAGGTCAGGAAGCCCTGGCTGTTGGTGTTAACGTCGTTAAGCGCATACGCCCATTTCTGGTTAGTGCCGTTGCCAATCTCGTCGATGTAGCGATCGTAGTTCGCGTAGTAATTGGCCGATTGGTTCGTGAGCGGCGCCTGCAGCGCCTGCCAGTTCGGATCCTGGGTAAGGTTGATATTGCCATCCGGATTGCCGGCGGCGGCTTCGCTGCCAATCTTCAGGTTCACCGTACCGTTGTCCCAGATAGCAATCTGGTCCATGTAGGCCTGGCTTTCCTGATACGCCAGCAACGCGTCGCCGTAACCGTTGTCGCCCGTCGGGGGCGGATTGCCGGGATCGCCGGGATCGCCGGGATTGCCGGGATCACCCGGATCCGTGGGCGAAACCGGATCAGCCAGCACAGCACCGGTGTTCCGCTGGTAGAAGCCGTCGCTGATGCTGGCCCGGATATCGACATCACCGCCTGCGCGGAAGGTGAACACCGGGGCATCGGCACCGTACCGATAGGCGAGATCGATCGTGCCATCAGGCGCTGTGGTCCCCGCACCCAGGTTCCAGTTGGTAAGGATATGAATGGTGCCGGCGTCCACGCCGGAGCCGTCCGCCGGGTTAGACAACTCGACGCCGGGCCGCACATGGATATTGGCAATGGCGGAGTAGCGCCCCCCGAAGGCGAAACCAGGCTGCTCGATGAAGCCCATGAGCGTGCCCGGGCCGCTTGCCGCATCGGCGCCGGCATAGCCATAGAAGCCGGTATGGTCGGCGTTCGCCGTCGTCGGGGTGAAGTAGTTCCTGGTGAGGTAGTCCTTCAACTGCGCATCGTCGGCCGGTGCGGCGAGCACCTTGCCCGTGGCATCCGTCCAGGTGCCCGCGACCAGTACCGGCTTGCCATCGGCATCACGCGTATACCAGCCGGCCGGATCGATGATGCCGTCGAAATGCTGGGCGGCGTTCGTGCCGTGGTCCGCCGTGCTCCATACCGCGTACGGTTCAATGGTGACATCACGCGCACCGACCAGCGAGCGTGCGTTGTCCACCTGCACCGGCACGTCGCCATCGGCGAGCAGTGGCGCGCGGAAGCTGATGCGCCCGCCAGCGATGGGCGCGGTGGAACCACCCGATACATCGATCAGCGCGTTCGCGCCGACATGGATGACGCCGGCGTCTGCGCGCTGCACCAGCTCGTAGCCGTACGTGGGATCCAGGTTATCCAGGCTACCCTGCCCGGTGGTCCCGATAATGACATCGCCACCACGCTGTGCGGCGATGCTGCTGCGTGCCAGCACACTGCCCTCGATATCGACACCGTTCTTACCATACAGCTCGACATGGCCACCCACCGGCCCGGAGGCATCCACCGTGCCATCGATGCGTGTGGTGCCACCGTTAGCGCTGAGGTACACCTTCCCCGCCGTCAGCGTCTGACCCGAGGAAAGCGCGAGGTCGCCACTGCCGCTGCTGATGTTGAGCATGCCGGTCGCACCGGCTGCGGATGCCCGCTGGTTCAGCGCATCAAGATCCACCGAGCTGCCGGTGGCGTAGGTAAAGTACGCGCCGCGATACCCGCTGGCCGCGTGGCCATCGATCGCACCATTCAAAGCGACAGGGCCGGCCGCCGAAAGCGTGAGGCTGCCCGCGTCGCCACCCGCCTTGCCACCACCGAATAGCAGCGTCGCACCGCTATCAATGGTGACCGCGCCCGTGGCGGAGCTGATGGACAGGTTGCCACCTGGCGCATAAGCCTGGGTATCGAAGAATGTGCGATTGACGCCGGCAACGTCGAGCGTGCTTCCCGCATCCACGTGGACATCGCCATCCGTGGCGCGCAGCACGAGACCGCCGGCGCTCGCCTTCATGGCCATGCCTGCGTCGATGGAGCCGCCCTGCAGGGTCAGCGCTCCCCCCAGCGTATCCCGCGTCAGGCCGGTGCCTGCAGCGTTCTCAAGGCGCATCGCGCCTGTTGTCAGAAGTTTTGTGGATGCGCCGCTATCGGCGAGGAACTGGGGTGCGGTGAGTTCGACGGTAGCGCCGCCGAAATCCATGCCACCGGCACCCTGCCCGGCGAACCCCGAGGTAGCGGTCCCGCTGAACGCGGAGAAGCCGCGTAGCGAGCTGCTACCCGCGCCGAAGTCCACTTCGTCCGCGGCGACGCGGAACACGCCGCCCCCTGGGGTCGTGGCCTCGCCCTGGGAAGCGCCCAGCGCGTTGCCGAAACCGAGCGTCGCTGCCTGCACGGTCACATCGCTTCCATCACCGACGAAGGCGCCCGCATCGAGCGTCAACGCATGGGCAAGGGATACAGCGACATCACCAAGGAAATCCATCTCGCCGCGGCTGCGCAGCGTGACTTCGTTAGCGCCGCGGAACAGATCGAGCGTGCGAGGGCCAAGGACCAGGCCATCATCGCCACCATCGACGCCCGCGCCGACGAACGCGATACGGTTGGCGCTCGCATTGATCGCGGTTCCGCCAAGCTGTGCATCCTCACTGACGCTCATGCGGCCGGTGGCGTCCAGCGTCAGGGCGCTTCCGCCCTGCACGTTGGCACCCGCGCCGATCGACAAGGCTCCCGTCGGGGTTCCCGCCGGGCCATCGAAGCCGGTGACGTCGTGGCGGATCACCGCAGCGGTGCCGTTCTGCGAAATACGCAGTAGCGCGCCATCGCCCGA is part of the Luteibacter pinisoli genome and harbors:
- a CDS encoding type IV pilus modification PilV family protein, translated to MRRQRGFSLLETIAAMLLLAIVFGTLMKISSGSLHATSMVRTRDQAAMWVDSKLEALGHTEPLAEGSTSGRFEGGYDWRMGIERLPGGPDELRLYRVRLDVSWQEAARPARLSFTTLKLETAIPAPAATTGEPE
- a CDS encoding filamentous haemagglutinin family protein codes for the protein MIVRHQPATTRRPVPTPRPTLRRRAVCQFIAMALFGGSVAHAATPPAFSPAWFAQKQQQAATAPSQPAGGNGNTVSYTPGSALLQQRVQQSITNLNNAAASLAAQMQQQKDAQAAAAQLVSNVPNGLAQGGLQPAAGISTDPSLWQNANAPTDTVAGTKHTVEVKQTAKKAILTWDSFNVGKDTTLYFNQSAGNQAGGANDWIALNRVNDPSSKPSQILGQMKAEGTVYLLNRNGVVFGAGSQVNTHSLIASSLSLFSEDVQASNQVFLSQGLNRPGADLLVASFTDDARHAVVVEKGASISSGTEGFVLLAAPDVTNAGSIIADDGQAILAATTRLGNASLNAPLSVYDPDQSSSDVRNTLVNTGLVQARRGTIELHGTDVSQAGVLVASTSIAHPGQISIFAGRGQAGRDGTQFQIAGKASFAPGSVTAILPEKDGTTTSSSAAADAAFTTGSVNVLGGKVVLSGGALIEAPGGNVTLRAVRPGLAATSEDGRVYIDSGATIDVSGLANVELPMSALLVTIPRVGQNELANSPLLRNSALYTQKNLVVDSSISGTRADGLDWIGSPILNVAGYVENVPRDISQLLTQGGSITLDGTQVIARDGSRLALDGGYLAYQAGWVTTPNLLGADGLIHNISSADPDVAYVGFAGQFTADHARWGVSQTYHSPIMAGTRRWSEEFVQGADAGALTVKASDAVALDGDISAQATTGVRQAANGSQPDGGRFIFSDIPSALTVGARRKGLSVQSTSLVLGNGVDEDTTWDDVEDAVAGVVGPVGNPRDWLVLSSALLGQAGFANVSLSSSSAVVVGSDSTLAVQPGGSVTIAGARIDVDGKISAPAGSISLSTSKPVVAPGQATDADGYSPADITVADGAVLSTRGLWVNDAGRSGDTLQGDRYINGGLISLATKQAYLGDEANRQDGTGSIVLQSGSLLDVSGGGYVDTKGHVALDHGVPVGHGGDVSIKTYATPGANDAIGFGSAIPPLALTEGRVLLGGTIAGDGFAGGGTLALQAAEIRIGGSPDDLVNANGLWLDPGFFAGKGFDNYQLNAITDGTVTAATHVTVQRDNIIADIDALRSLASNGDIYTAGQSHVGTLDAYQRWATRDTSAGHGPGFALTSGDFLSWRLNVQHPEQGAPSYDGVTGTVSVGPGASVVVDAGGTVLLQGTQATLVDGMVEAHGGAITVGTRNLNGGTPQPTITPYVSLGADATLDASGIALINALATPVTGDAGAVGERIVPRTGTVLDGGQVNLTSNAGYVVAGTGALLDVSGAADTFDLPVAGTGLRASTTAYTPSPVWSNGGSINMSAAAGLFSDATVDAHAGSANGDGGSLAVWGEGIDSPLQPFPLATRIVVEAGATTPDLTVPNGVLHVGKDRLANAGLADITLGSVSDDVTQSQSTPVVFAGDVELAATRSVTLQVLSIDSDGGRAYIKAPYVRLLGLGAAPALVGEGRLVVDANTIDMGGDLTLRGWANAAFNATGDIRFVAPSAQAYDATGKPVTGVLSTTGNLDFQAGQLYPVTNYTFAVVANALGAIDADGKPIETSITVHPGGASQTPLSAGGSLLLDADHIEQGGTIRVPSGELVLGVSDTAGQAAEFNIDAGLHPLVATQSVHLASGSVTSVSLDGLIVPYGTTIDGTEWRYNGRAGVATPDLVAPPAKEIGLHGQNLALDAGATVDVSGGGSLQAGEWVPGVGGSRDVLAQYAAKDGSATSGKAQYADGRAVYAILPGKQSSVAAYDAAFAAQGGDAPAVGQQVYLSGMPGLPAGYYTLLPARYAEVPGAYRVVQDTSAVDSTLGRASRQADGGYAVSGYFGNALSGSRDARNTTFIVQSRDTWGQYSQYTYTDADTFFDAQASKAGKVAPRVAADAGRLTLDAGASLALGLALTGEPAKGGRNSQVDIAAEAIQVLGGDTTVKDGYLGVSADQLTKLGAGSLLLGGTRTTTGEGDRVSIQANSVLLGNDAAHPLSGQEIMLVARGDQAGENGIVLAPGSALLASGATNPVGSQPLVFGADAGVDTNGQATPAVSGDGALLRISQNGTAAVIRHDVTGFDGPAGTPTGALSIGAGANVQGGSALTLDATGRMSVSEDAQLGGTAINASANRIAFVGAGVDGGDDGLVLGPRTLDLFRGANEVTLRSRGEMDFLGDVAVSLAHALTLDAGAFVGDGSDVTVQAATLGFGNALGASQGEATTPGGGVFRVAADEVDFGAGSSSLRGFSAFSGTATSGFAGQGAGGMDFGGATVELTAPQFLADSGASTKLLTTGAMRLENAAGTGLTRDTLGGALTLQGGSIDAGMAMKASAGGLVLRATDGDVHVDAGSTLDVAGVNRTFFDTQAYAPGGNLSISSATGAVTIDSGATLLFGGGKAGGDAGSLTLSAAGPVALNGAIDGHAASGYRGAYFTYATGSSVDLDALNQRASAAGATGMLNISSGSGDLALSSGQTLTAGKVYLSANGGTTRIDGTVDASGPVGGHVELYGKNGVDIEGSVLARSSIAAQRGGDVIIGTTGQGSLDNLDPTYGYELVQRADAGVIHVGANALIDVSGGSTAPIAGGRISFRAPLLADGDVPVQVDNARSLVGARDVTIEPYAVWSTADHGTNAAQHFDGIIDPAGWYTRDADGKPVLVAGTWTDATGKVLAAPADDAQLKDYLTRNYFTPTTANADHTGFYGYAGADAASGPGTLMGFIEQPGFAFGGRYSAIANIHVRPGVELSNPADGSGVDAGTIHILTNWNLGAGTTAPDGTIDLAYRYGADAPVFTFRAGGDVDIRASISDGFYQRNTGAVLADPVSPTDPGDPGNPGDPGDPGNPPPTGDNGYGDALLAYQESQAYMDQIAIWDNGTVNLKIGSEAAAGNPDGNINLTQDPNWQALQAPLTNQSANYYANYDRYIDEIGNGTNQKWAYALNDVNTNSQGFLTYAPNGAGAPDPAAYPVYADYATAYETWLEGNFYNIRGSRETTPTPLMQPIDANYNAYSANYGVYIDGHNTYFNYVYNNVGSPFGFGTQIFYAPFAPRSDAASTGGNPAYDSALAAYQSSESYLDNAGIWNNGKVNLKIGSEAAAGNPDSNIDLTQDPNWQALQAPLTGQSANYYTNYGRYIDEVGDGTNQKWAYALNDVNTNSQGFLTYAPNGAGAPDPAAYPVYADYAAAYETWLEGNFYNIRGSRETTPTPLMQPLDADYTAYTTDYATYITGHNTYFNYVYNNVGSPFGFGTQIFYAPFAPRSDAASTGGNPAYDSALAAYQSSESYLDTAGIWNNGKVNLKVGSEAAAGNPDSNIDLTQDPNWQALEAPLTGQSANYYTNYGRYIDEVGDGTNQKWAYALNDVNTNSQGFLTYAPNGAGAPDPAAYPVYADYAAAYETWLEGNFYNIRGSRETTPTPLMQPLDADYTAYTTDYATYITGHNTYFNYVYNNIGSPFGFGTQIFYAPFAPRSDVASGGGGDNGGGGTTVPIPVAAANNSPSNMPSLGNPVSFASATLLSGPSSSFRIIAGADLASADPLAVQAGSSGNVTLDGHFAVKDTLTDPTVVDPKSPLAGKTLLFPTTIRTGTGSIDVVSAGDIRWQDAAAPAAIYTAGQPSEGTTADTGVAVNRPATSGTFTYADLPDMLVSGVVNPDGAGDIQLHAGGSIAALQNPVDTDGSVTKDKAGSSIAQYWWQWMQTGNAADGSRSSINFSNFAQGVMSVGGNVSVEAGGDIKQLAVSLPTTWYLNADGKTFTTVGGGNLDVHAGGEVLSGAYFVSRGIARIDADGAIGADPSLTAVPTGYTGGNSGPAATPVSTLIALQDAQVGVNAREGVDLGGVYNPSYYRGSSFQFILPAGHADYQSYSSASSLAITSTLGDITFGSLLTPGAIFGNGGQAGPFLPATVSMAALDGGINVLTDGVLYPSAQGNLSMLATGDIAFSRQTANDSTGTVFGLSDKTEAVDSRLGATLPIAPTTDEGASSAFSHDEVPLHGADDEPVRIYSLNGDITDGTTAPNGFNYLSLTIIPSKQALIYAGRDIVNLSFLGQHVHDADITRIAAGRDIYDTSFAPNAGYDLYNPNGYALAGRLLLGGPGSFLVEAGRDIGPLTSQLEVAQDVNQAKSPTGIQSVGNLYNVYLPHEGADVNVAFGVGPGVTTEAFLSRYLDTPDTADAFGSFDADLVAFMQRRVEGTVVDTGYVQDKPSISLTVEQACALLAKEPEYVQRQFAEHMLFHMLADVGRDYNDPASPFSGQYKRGYAALDALFPASLGYTSNGAGDGGLNGSQSPITTGNLDIRGTTIQTQQGGDVTIVGPGGQALIGSTSAPAQVTDSNGTVLAGPNTMGVLTLEQGTINMFTDRSVLLAQSRIFTEQGGDVTIWSSNGDINAGQGAKTTAEIPPPVYICDNDAWCRLDARGQVSGAGIATLQTIQGAPGGTVSLIAPRGTVDAGDAGIRVQGGDLIIAAARVANADNIQVSGDTIGIPVTAAVNVGALNAASAAATAATQAAEDVVRKQQSDARDRVPSIISVDVLRDGNNGASILRPEAASPVQVLGSGRLNSASEAALTAEERRNLR
- a CDS encoding substrate-binding domain-containing protein, with product MKFIAGAVLLCLASAGAHAATVVAGGATLPAVGYAGFGTSSRLMTPSATSYLGVYSAAHSSVSISYCQTGSGAGKNVLANFNGNNVAIACVVPSPSTNPVGFGGTGLTQPHFVGSDSPLSTGDYNNYQNGRTDTGHQPVQVPAVSGAISIAYNQPNITALKLNEDQLCRIFSGDIKTWNDSRLTSAITLKSGTTVPTTGINVVYRADGSGTSFSLSNHLTAKCGTASVVDPTGANGFHANGAAPNFKTDQAFATAAAAYIANYSSSTAASGNQGVVDAVVGTTGTIGYAEAANSVNSGAQIASLKNDVDSSQTSPATYGGTKLPVATTDDMVISATLGAGGRALLTGLPSTPVVAGCVKVVDPAKYATPAAGYPIVAVSYLLGNRTGNGTQLANVKGILLGVYDATPTTGLQAKTKTIGTNTGLSFLSVSPAISSLDTCVVN